The following coding sequences are from one Achromobacter sp. B7 window:
- the tssB gene encoding type VI secretion system contractile sheath small subunit, with the protein MATSLKGSGQKFIARNRAPRVQIEYDVEIYGAERKIQLPFVMGVLADLAGKSETPQPEVGERKFLDIDIDNFDERMRSIQPRAAFQVENTLTGEGNLNVDITFESIDDFSPATVAKKVGALNELLSARTQLANLLTYMDGKTGAEELIGNVLKNPALMNALAAAPKPEAPPASDPAGTDPAA; encoded by the coding sequence ATGGCGACCAGCCTGAAAGGAAGCGGCCAGAAGTTCATCGCCAGAAACCGCGCGCCGCGTGTCCAGATCGAGTACGACGTGGAGATCTACGGCGCCGAGCGCAAAATCCAGCTGCCCTTTGTGATGGGCGTGCTGGCCGACCTGGCCGGCAAGTCCGAAACGCCCCAGCCGGAAGTGGGCGAGCGCAAGTTCCTGGATATCGATATCGACAACTTCGATGAACGCATGCGCTCGATCCAACCGCGCGCGGCATTCCAGGTCGAGAACACGCTGACCGGCGAAGGCAACTTGAACGTGGACATCACGTTCGAGAGCATCGATGACTTTTCGCCGGCCACCGTTGCCAAGAAGGTTGGCGCGCTGAACGAGCTGTTAAGCGCACGGACCCAGCTGGCCAACCTGCTGACCTACATGGACGGCAAGACGGGCGCCGAGGAACTGATCGGCAACGTGCTCAAGAACCCGGCGCTGATGAACGCGCTAGCGGCGGCGCCCAAGCC
- the tssA gene encoding type VI secretion system protein TssA — MDFADILNTLDSRLPCGEDLEYDADFLQLQQAAAGRDEQQFGSTIIAAQPPDWREVERLARALLERTRDLRVISLLTCAWTEIRGIPGYADGLALAVDTLERYWEPVHPRLDSVGEDDPMPRMNALAAFGDMQGCARSVRSASLVNGVHGQLSLRDTEALLDGSRQDADCYPGGRPRVVARLREAWAQRDADVLALAAACDALRRIQKLVTDKLGATWTPDYSAVLRTLNVVLDAARDGQQTSADASGMAAEAHTTSAGSGHGPGAQQGDHQDEAGQSADTARGLAATHAGVRWQDARIQSRDDAMAMLSKVCAYFEANEPGHPAPYLIRRTQQLIPLSFHDIIKNLAPQGLEQFEAWLPRDTDSRPDS; from the coding sequence ATGGACTTCGCCGATATCCTCAATACACTCGATTCACGTCTGCCCTGCGGGGAAGACCTCGAATACGACGCTGACTTTCTGCAGTTGCAGCAAGCCGCGGCCGGCCGGGACGAACAGCAGTTCGGCTCGACCATCATCGCTGCGCAGCCGCCCGACTGGCGCGAGGTCGAACGCCTGGCCCGTGCCTTGCTTGAGCGCACGCGAGACCTGCGCGTGATCAGCCTGTTGACCTGTGCCTGGACCGAGATCCGCGGGATACCCGGCTACGCGGACGGTCTGGCGCTGGCCGTCGACACCCTTGAACGCTATTGGGAACCCGTGCATCCGCGCCTGGATAGCGTGGGCGAGGACGACCCCATGCCGCGCATGAACGCCTTGGCCGCGTTCGGCGATATGCAGGGCTGCGCGCGCAGCGTGCGCTCGGCCAGCCTGGTCAATGGTGTGCATGGGCAGCTCTCGCTGCGTGATACCGAGGCGCTGCTGGATGGCAGCCGCCAGGACGCCGACTGCTATCCGGGAGGCCGTCCCCGTGTGGTGGCGCGCCTGCGTGAGGCCTGGGCGCAACGCGACGCCGATGTGCTGGCGCTGGCCGCCGCATGCGATGCGTTGCGACGCATCCAGAAGTTGGTGACGGACAAACTGGGCGCCACGTGGACGCCGGATTACAGCGCAGTCTTGCGCACGTTGAACGTTGTGTTGGACGCCGCGCGCGACGGTCAGCAGACCTCTGCGGACGCGTCTGGAATGGCTGCCGAGGCGCACACGACCAGCGCCGGCAGCGGCCATGGGCCTGGCGCGCAGCAAGGCGATCATCAAGACGAAGCCGGGCAGTCGGCGGACACAGCGCGGGGCCTTGCCGCCACGCATGCCGGCGTGCGCTGGCAGGACGCCCGCATCCAGTCGCGCGATGACGCCATGGCCATGTTGAGCAAGGTGTGCGCGTACTTCGAAGCCAACGAGCCCGGGCATCCGGCGCCGTATCTCATTCGACGCACCCAACAGCTTATTCCGTTGAGCTTTCACGACATCATCAAGAACCTGGCGCCCCAGGGCCTCGAGCAATTCGAGGCCTGGCTGCCGCGTGACACCGACAGCCGGCCGGATTCGTAG
- a CDS encoding type VI secretion system Vgr family protein: protein MDRNVPSERVVKAHTPLPPEQLKFRGMHGAESLSQLFEFEVELVSESYSLDMKSLLGKPLTLEIETTPGAPRYLSGHITRCVLVGRENNTSRYTIYRATVRPWLWYLTQTSDNKIFQNKNVPDVIREVLKDYSYPVEFKLTETYRNWEYCVQYQETDYAFICRLMEHEGIYFWFKHDNGKHTLVLTDDITQHEPVADYEKIPYYGPDRITVPREDYIHKWEVAEQITPGAFATTDYHPLTPAASLEARRNNPGAYDHGDLEMYEWQGGYTNPDDAEHYTRVRLQDLQCRQEQSTGASNARGLSTGHLFTLRNHPRQAENREYLVVSTYYRIRETGYASGQIDPGDFDLEFVVLPSSTQFRAPRVTPIPRTHGPQTATVVGKQGEEIWTDKMGRVKVQFHWDRYGKKDENSSCWVRVSSPWAGGGFGGIQLPRVRDEVIVDFIGGQPDRPIVIGRVFNANNLPPWDLPDNATQSGFLSRSKSGTPATANALMFEDKSGCERIWLHAERELCTEVEANETHSTDLNRNTTIGQNDTTKIGGFRDINVTGTDNLKVGKRRDVYVTGHEEYTVKASRTVNVKDGLMDEKFDNGLKTTVAAKGEEREITGLFKETLKTGQEVNVTGGNSLHHVKDGTLTEKAKGKVEVLSTDANMDVKAKTAMLVQSETATMDIKSKGKAHIESEGSTVMVKAQGNITLQTPADVVMDAANVKDLSKESWLQATPFSIGLAVAKAEFGMHRMALFRTTVMLNLSFTNYAAVSSIGQLVSYRTTGSSYAFDLQKAEQVGLGASMVGLWSII from the coding sequence ATGGACCGCAACGTGCCAAGCGAACGCGTCGTCAAGGCGCATACGCCCCTGCCGCCCGAGCAATTGAAATTTCGCGGCATGCACGGCGCCGAAAGCCTGTCGCAGCTATTTGAGTTCGAGGTTGAGCTGGTCTCGGAGTCCTATTCGCTGGACATGAAGTCGCTGCTTGGCAAACCGCTGACGCTTGAAATCGAAACCACGCCGGGCGCGCCGCGCTATCTCAGCGGACACATCACCCGCTGCGTGCTGGTGGGCCGTGAGAACAACACGTCCCGCTACACCATCTACCGCGCCACCGTACGCCCGTGGCTGTGGTACCTGACGCAAACGTCGGACAACAAGATCTTCCAGAACAAGAACGTGCCCGACGTGATCCGCGAGGTGCTCAAGGATTACAGCTACCCCGTTGAGTTCAAGCTGACCGAGACCTATCGCAACTGGGAATACTGCGTGCAGTACCAGGAAACCGACTACGCCTTCATCTGTCGGCTGATGGAACACGAGGGCATCTATTTCTGGTTCAAGCACGACAACGGCAAGCACACGCTGGTGCTGACCGACGACATCACGCAGCACGAACCGGTTGCCGACTACGAAAAGATTCCGTATTACGGCCCCGACCGCATCACGGTGCCGCGCGAAGACTACATCCACAAATGGGAAGTGGCCGAGCAGATCACGCCGGGCGCCTTCGCCACCACGGATTACCACCCGCTGACGCCCGCTGCCAGTCTGGAAGCGCGGCGCAACAACCCGGGCGCCTATGACCACGGCGACCTGGAAATGTACGAATGGCAAGGCGGCTACACCAACCCGGACGATGCCGAGCATTACACGCGCGTGCGGCTGCAAGACCTGCAATGCCGACAGGAACAAAGCACCGGCGCATCCAATGCGCGCGGGCTGTCGACCGGGCATCTGTTCACGCTGCGCAATCATCCACGGCAAGCGGAAAACCGCGAGTATCTTGTCGTCAGCACCTACTACCGCATTCGCGAAACGGGCTACGCAAGCGGTCAGATAGACCCCGGCGATTTCGATCTGGAATTCGTGGTGCTGCCCTCCAGCACGCAGTTTCGCGCCCCGCGCGTCACGCCGATCCCCCGCACCCACGGGCCGCAGACGGCAACGGTAGTCGGTAAACAGGGCGAGGAAATCTGGACCGACAAGATGGGCCGCGTCAAAGTGCAGTTTCACTGGGACCGCTATGGCAAGAAGGACGAGAACAGTTCGTGCTGGGTGCGCGTGTCGAGCCCCTGGGCGGGCGGCGGCTTTGGCGGCATCCAATTGCCGCGTGTGCGCGACGAGGTCATCGTGGATTTCATTGGCGGCCAACCCGACCGCCCCATCGTGATCGGGCGCGTGTTCAATGCGAACAACCTGCCGCCGTGGGACCTGCCCGACAATGCCACGCAAAGCGGCTTTCTTAGCCGCTCAAAAAGCGGTACGCCGGCCACCGCGAACGCGTTGATGTTCGAAGATAAAAGCGGCTGCGAGCGCATCTGGCTGCACGCAGAGCGCGAGCTGTGCACCGAGGTCGAAGCCAACGAGACGCACTCGACCGACCTGAACCGCAACACCACCATCGGCCAGAACGACACCACCAAGATAGGCGGCTTTCGCGACATCAACGTCACCGGCACCGACAACTTGAAAGTCGGCAAGCGCCGCGACGTGTACGTCACGGGGCACGAGGAATACACCGTCAAGGCCTCGCGCACCGTCAACGTGAAAGACGGCCTGATGGATGAGAAGTTCGACAACGGCTTGAAGACCACCGTGGCCGCCAAGGGCGAAGAACGCGAGATCACGGGGCTGTTCAAGGAGACCTTGAAGACGGGCCAGGAGGTCAACGTCACCGGCGGCAACTCGCTGCATCACGTCAAGGACGGCACGCTGACTGAAAAGGCCAAGGGCAAGGTCGAGGTGCTGTCCACCGATGCAAACATGGACGTGAAGGCCAAGACGGCGATGTTGGTGCAGTCCGAAACCGCCACGATGGACATCAAATCCAAAGGCAAGGCGCACATCGAATCGGAAGGCTCGACGGTGATGGTCAAGGCCCAGGGCAACATCACGCTGCAAACGCCGGCCGACGTGGTGATGGACGCTGCCAACGTGAAGGATTTGTCCAAGGAAAGCTGGTTGCAGGCCACACCGTTCTCGATCGGCCTGGCGGTGGCCAAGGCCGAATTCGGGATGCATCGAATGGCATTGTTCCGCACCACCGTCATGCTGAACCTGTCGTTCACGAACTACGCGGCGGTCAGCAGTATTGGCCAGTTGGTGTCGTACCGCACGACCGGGTCCAGCTACGCGTTCGACCTTCAGAAGGCCGAGCAGGTCGGCCTGGGCGCATCCATGGTCGGCCTGTGGTCCATCATTTGA
- a CDS encoding DUF2169 domain-containing protein, producing the protein MKTIKPFRLGVLTRPYRWQRRDLLGVSVFALVDIAQSPTLLTDQDLWKLAAEEGIGALDLATPKQYPEVLVSGHAYPHDAKQPGACGVRVQVGAIDKSLLVFGDRYWIDGKATAPQPFARMRLDWSHAYGGPDVAENPLGIGAQDEVINGVRTRRLPNIEHPLQRISAPGQRVAPAGFGALPVEWPQRASHMGRDYGQEWLEHDYPGFARDMDWRFFNAAPPDQWGPANAELAGGTDYALWNLHPEQAVLRGQLPRWRARCFVSRQADGSALEEVPLRLTTAWFFPDHTKMVLIWHGAVHVREDDAADIRHIMPALEHADQPREVSHYRDVVRQRLSPELGPVYALLDAQLVPEELCDGGLEGDAQTLAVRATNRNVHAGLARRHARERESLLAQGLDPDLYMAPLDPPPTAPRLADLPQTILRMQQELEEAKRLSGGPGARALADPNLPQMAEVAGVDMDALRRPGPDGTLPSGFDPRRVKRHIAEFDASPHARAGRASADSPTSLPPLADTLGPQVHQAYQQSAHHFAPPPPMPPLRAQRTRRKLDAQLKNNRDCRDMNLTGADLSGMDLSCVNFQRAIFAGAKLADTRLDGCDLTDAVLTGADLTRASLSGANLTRANLGRTQCVRTHFAQGQFKECTWDHAQCEDCNFADSAWQLGRLHQARLIRCDFRRASFSQWAAMSGTFEDCDFRDTRFEQCVFMQSALADADFAGATLVRLSFMDVAFTGRFSMENATLDGCAFAGRVELAGARLRGMQFKHGSARGATLTGADLRGATLNACDFSECQLQDADLSGLTAPDTHFVRADFTGACLRNANLINSLLGKAIFLRADLTGSNFFRADVAQTQMDDSTGLDHTYTQGAKRWPARQPEQPA; encoded by the coding sequence ATGAAGACCATCAAGCCTTTCCGCCTGGGCGTCCTGACGCGGCCCTACCGATGGCAGCGCCGCGATCTGTTGGGCGTGTCGGTCTTCGCCCTGGTCGACATCGCGCAGTCCCCCACGTTGTTGACCGACCAGGACCTTTGGAAGCTTGCCGCCGAAGAAGGCATCGGCGCGCTGGACCTGGCCACGCCCAAGCAGTACCCGGAAGTGCTGGTTTCGGGCCATGCCTACCCCCATGATGCCAAGCAGCCCGGCGCGTGCGGCGTGCGCGTGCAGGTGGGCGCCATCGACAAGTCATTGCTGGTCTTTGGCGACCGCTACTGGATCGATGGCAAAGCGACCGCGCCGCAGCCGTTTGCGCGCATGCGCCTGGACTGGAGCCACGCCTATGGCGGCCCGGACGTCGCTGAAAACCCGCTGGGTATCGGCGCGCAGGACGAGGTCATCAATGGCGTGCGCACGCGTCGGCTGCCAAACATTGAACACCCCTTGCAGCGCATCAGCGCCCCCGGGCAACGCGTGGCGCCTGCGGGCTTTGGCGCACTGCCCGTGGAATGGCCGCAGCGCGCATCGCACATGGGCCGCGACTACGGACAGGAATGGCTGGAGCACGACTATCCCGGTTTCGCGCGCGACATGGACTGGCGCTTCTTCAACGCGGCGCCGCCCGACCAATGGGGGCCGGCCAACGCCGAGCTTGCCGGTGGCACGGACTATGCGCTGTGGAATCTGCATCCTGAACAAGCGGTGTTGCGCGGCCAACTGCCCCGCTGGCGCGCGCGCTGTTTTGTCAGCCGACAGGCGGATGGCAGCGCGCTTGAAGAGGTACCGCTGCGCCTGACCACCGCGTGGTTTTTTCCCGATCACACGAAGATGGTGCTGATCTGGCACGGCGCGGTGCACGTGCGCGAGGATGACGCAGCGGATATCCGCCACATCATGCCTGCGCTGGAACACGCGGACCAGCCGCGCGAAGTCAGCCATTACCGGGACGTCGTGCGGCAACGCCTGAGCCCGGAGCTGGGCCCCGTCTATGCCCTGCTAGACGCGCAACTCGTGCCGGAAGAGCTTTGCGACGGCGGGTTGGAAGGGGACGCGCAAACCTTGGCCGTGCGTGCCACCAACAGGAACGTTCACGCCGGGCTGGCGCGCCGCCACGCGCGCGAACGCGAGTCGCTATTGGCGCAGGGCCTGGACCCCGATCTGTACATGGCGCCGTTGGACCCGCCGCCTACAGCGCCCAGGCTTGCCGATTTGCCACAAACGATATTGCGCATGCAGCAAGAGCTTGAAGAGGCCAAGCGCCTGTCCGGCGGGCCGGGCGCGCGCGCGCTGGCGGATCCCAACCTGCCGCAGATGGCCGAAGTGGCCGGCGTGGACATGGACGCGCTGCGCCGGCCGGGGCCGGACGGCACACTGCCGTCCGGCTTCGATCCCCGCAGGGTCAAACGACACATTGCCGAGTTCGATGCCAGCCCGCATGCGCGGGCCGGACGCGCATCGGCGGATAGCCCGACGTCCCTGCCGCCACTGGCCGACACGCTGGGGCCGCAGGTGCATCAGGCGTATCAACAGTCGGCCCATCATTTTGCCCCGCCCCCGCCCATGCCGCCATTGCGCGCGCAGCGCACGCGCCGCAAACTGGACGCGCAGCTGAAAAACAACCGCGACTGTCGCGACATGAACCTGACCGGTGCGGATCTATCGGGCATGGACCTGTCGTGCGTCAATTTTCAGCGCGCGATTTTCGCCGGCGCAAAGCTCGCGGATACCCGGCTGGATGGCTGCGACCTGACCGACGCCGTGCTGACGGGCGCGGACTTGACCCGCGCAAGCCTGTCCGGCGCGAACCTGACGCGCGCCAACCTGGGCCGCACGCAATGTGTGAGGACCCACTTCGCGCAGGGCCAGTTCAAGGAATGCACGTGGGACCACGCGCAGTGCGAAGACTGCAATTTTGCCGACAGCGCATGGCAGCTGGGGCGCTTGCACCAGGCGCGGTTGATACGTTGCGACTTCCGCCGTGCCAGCTTCAGCCAGTGGGCGGCGATGAGCGGCACATTCGAAGACTGCGACTTTCGCGACACGCGCTTCGAGCAGTGCGTGTTCATGCAGAGCGCGCTTGCCGATGCGGACTTTGCTGGCGCGACGTTGGTGCGGCTGAGCTTCATGGACGTGGCTTTCACAGGCCGCTTCAGCATGGAAAATGCCACGCTGGACGGCTGCGCCTTCGCCGGGCGCGTCGAGCTGGCGGGCGCCCGGCTGCGCGGCATGCAGTTCAAGCACGGCAGCGCGCGCGGCGCCACATTGACGGGCGCGGACTTGCGCGGCGCGACCCTGAACGCCTGTGACTTTTCCGAGTGCCAGTTGCAAGATGCCGACCTGAGCGGCCTGACCGCCCCCGACACGCACTTCGTGCGCGCGGATTTCACCGGCGCCTGCCTGCGTAATGCCAACCTGATCAACAGCTTGCTGGGCAAGGCCATCTTCTTGCGTGCCGATCTTACCGGGTCGAACTTCTTCCGCGCCGATGTCGCGCAAACGCAAATGGACGACAGCACCGGGCTGGACCATACCTACACGCAAGGCGCCAAGCGCTGGCCCGCCAGGCAGCCGGAGCAGCCCGCATGA
- a CDS encoding pentapeptide repeat-containing protein translates to MNIDKLLDSVRHGEPIQHISLAGADLAGLDLAGAFFDHVDFTGARMAGCQLQDSQFISCAMGHVDAVGANLDTARLLRCQAREARFSGGRFHGASFTECDLTGARLDQAALYESSFTATSLELASLQAACVERSVFSRGTFANADLTQAQLGYTLFHQLDLRSATLTGANAASTMFTECNLTAQRFAGQSFALCHFTDCQLDAADFRQCDLRQSGFKGSSLRGARFAGACAPQALFPQADLTGADLQGGRFDGAIWAEATLDGANFRGASLCLCIFQRARCAGTDFHGAQLADADFSLADLEGADLRDATFLRTRMHRALTGGVRWSQRHGIIENDAPLLEAELWSAARANL, encoded by the coding sequence ATGAACATCGACAAGCTGCTGGACAGCGTGCGCCATGGCGAGCCGATACAACACATCAGCCTGGCAGGCGCCGATCTGGCCGGGCTGGATCTGGCGGGTGCTTTTTTCGATCACGTTGATTTCACGGGTGCACGGATGGCCGGCTGCCAGTTACAGGACAGCCAGTTCATCAGCTGCGCCATGGGCCACGTGGATGCCGTCGGCGCCAACCTGGACACTGCGCGGCTGCTACGCTGCCAGGCAAGGGAAGCAAGGTTCAGCGGCGGCCGCTTTCATGGCGCGAGCTTCACGGAATGCGACCTGACGGGCGCCCGGCTGGACCAGGCCGCCCTGTACGAATCGTCTTTCACCGCCACGTCGCTAGAGCTTGCATCGTTGCAGGCCGCTTGCGTGGAACGCTCGGTGTTCTCGCGCGGCACCTTCGCCAACGCCGATCTGACGCAAGCGCAGCTTGGCTACACCCTGTTCCATCAGCTGGACCTGCGCAGCGCCACGCTGACGGGCGCCAACGCCGCCAGCACGATGTTCACGGAATGCAATCTGACAGCGCAGCGCTTCGCCGGGCAGTCGTTTGCGTTGTGCCATTTCACGGATTGCCAGCTGGACGCCGCGGATTTTCGCCAATGCGATTTGCGTCAGTCGGGCTTCAAGGGATCATCGTTGCGGGGCGCGCGCTTTGCCGGCGCTTGCGCACCGCAGGCTCTGTTTCCCCAGGCGGATCTGACCGGGGCGGACCTGCAAGGCGGTCGCTTTGACGGCGCCATCTGGGCCGAGGCCACGCTGGACGGCGCGAACTTTCGCGGCGCGAGCCTTTGCCTGTGCATTTTTCAGCGCGCGCGCTGCGCCGGTACGGACTTTCATGGCGCGCAACTGGCGGACGCGGATTTTTCGCTGGCGGACCTGGAGGGCGCTGATCTGCGCGACGCCACTTTCCTGCGCACACGCATGCATCGCGCGCTGACCGGCGGTGTGCGCTGGTCGCAGCGCCACGGCATCATCGAAAACGACGCGCCCCTGCTTGAAGCCGAACTGTGGTCGGCAGCGCGCGCAAACCTTTGA
- a CDS encoding DUF4150 domain-containing protein, with protein sequence MQVLCQLPSVGLGFPDVCKTPVPPVPHIDVSTSSMGIPVVWNVWLSCMPMHNMVTTIPVTLGDTAGVGGGVISQTFMGQARYITGAFTVLVRAAPLVRVTSLTLQNTINTPGFKAATPQKSMFALAA encoded by the coding sequence ATGCAAGTGCTCTGCCAGTTACCCAGCGTCGGCTTGGGATTTCCCGACGTCTGCAAGACGCCCGTGCCGCCGGTGCCGCACATTGACGTGTCGACGTCGTCCATGGGGATTCCGGTGGTGTGGAACGTGTGGTTAAGCTGCATGCCCATGCACAACATGGTCACAACGATACCGGTGACGCTCGGCGACACCGCGGGCGTGGGCGGTGGCGTGATATCCCAGACGTTCATGGGGCAGGCGCGCTACATCACCGGGGCGTTCACCGTGCTGGTGCGCGCCGCGCCGCTGGTGCGCGTGACCAGCCTGACGTTGCAGAACACGATCAATACGCCGGGCTTCAAGGCGGCCACGCCGCAAAAATCGATGTTTGCGTTGGCGGCGTGA
- the ccsB gene encoding c-type cytochrome biogenesis protein CcsB, with protein sequence MSTTTTPHPSSPDTLNASPDTLWQDSLSETGDNRARRGKPDWTDVVFFLLLAVGAGFALTSHGNAMDYYEKIILCGTVPALAWMGWLWRPLRRLMVACAIAAGLALMLYGNDLARAEQVFFLKYLFSSQSAILWMCALFALAMVCYWIGVFSPTAAWLGTALTWGAVFAGVTGLLVRWREGHLMGPDLGHIPVSNLYEVFVLFSLITALFYLYYERKYATRALGGFVLLVVTSAVVFLLWYSFTRDAGQIQPLVPALKSWWMKLHVPANFIGYGTFSLAAMVGFAYLIKQHGQTTSWAKLAPLFILGVLLCAEPMVFRTDGLSATWMLYFGVGAVIVGAILLGRRRIAVALPSLEVLDDIMYRAIAIGFAFFTVATILGALWAADAWGAYWQWDPKETWALIVWLNYAAWLHMRLIKGLRGTMAAYWALMGLLITGFAFLGVNMFLSGLHSYGQL encoded by the coding sequence ATGTCGACTACGACCACCCCGCACCCCTCCTCGCCGGACACGTTGAACGCGTCGCCCGATACCCTGTGGCAAGACAGCTTGTCCGAAACGGGCGATAACCGCGCCCGTCGCGGCAAGCCGGATTGGACCGACGTTGTTTTCTTCCTGCTGTTGGCAGTGGGCGCCGGCTTCGCGCTGACCAGCCACGGCAACGCGATGGACTACTACGAGAAGATCATCCTGTGCGGCACCGTGCCCGCGCTGGCCTGGATGGGCTGGCTGTGGCGTCCGCTGCGCCGCCTGATGGTCGCCTGTGCGATCGCGGCGGGGCTGGCCTTGATGCTGTACGGCAATGACCTGGCCCGCGCCGAGCAGGTGTTCTTCCTGAAATACCTGTTTTCTTCCCAGTCGGCCATCTTGTGGATGTGCGCGCTGTTTGCGCTGGCCATGGTCTGCTACTGGATCGGCGTGTTCAGCCCGACCGCCGCGTGGCTGGGCACGGCGCTGACGTGGGGCGCGGTGTTCGCCGGTGTCACCGGCCTGCTGGTGCGCTGGCGCGAAGGCCATCTGATGGGCCCTGACCTGGGCCATATTCCCGTCAGCAACCTGTACGAAGTCTTCGTGCTGTTCTCGCTGATCACGGCGCTGTTCTACCTGTATTACGAACGCAAGTACGCCACGCGCGCGCTGGGCGGCTTTGTACTGCTGGTGGTGACCTCGGCCGTCGTGTTCCTGCTGTGGTATTCCTTCACGCGCGATGCCGGCCAGATCCAACCGCTGGTGCCCGCGCTGAAAAGCTGGTGGATGAAGCTGCACGTGCCGGCCAACTTCATCGGCTATGGCACGTTTTCGCTGGCCGCGATGGTGGGCTTTGCCTATCTGATCAAGCAGCATGGCCAGACCACGTCGTGGGCCAAGCTGGCGCCGCTATTCATCCTGGGTGTGTTGCTGTGCGCCGAGCCGATGGTGTTCCGTACCGACGGCTTGTCGGCCACGTGGATGCTGTACTTCGGCGTGGGCGCGGTGATCGTGGGCGCCATTCTGCTGGGCCGCCGCCGGATCGCCGTGGCGCTGCCCTCGCTGGAGGTGCTGGACGACATCATGTATCGCGCCATCGCCATCGGCTTCGCCTTCTTCACGGTGGCCACGATCCTGGGCGCGCTGTGGGCGGCGGACGCCTGGGGCGCCTACTGGCAGTGGGACCCCAAGGAAACCTGGGCGCTGATCGTCTGGCTGAACTACGCGGCCTGGCTGCACATGCGCCTGATCAAGGGTCTGCGCGGCACCATGGCGGCCTACTGGGCGCTGATGGGCCTGCTGATCACCGGCTTTGCCTTCCTGGGCGTGAACATGTTCCTGTCCGGCCTGCACTCCTACGGCCAGCTGTAA